The following are encoded together in the Cicer arietinum cultivar CDC Frontier isolate Library 1 chromosome 2, Cicar.CDCFrontier_v2.0, whole genome shotgun sequence genome:
- the LOC101489884 gene encoding mitochondrial succinate-fumarate transporter 1 yields MKQDAATQDNSNTNSYSKKSIPPYMKAISGSLGGIVEASCLQPIDVIKTRLQLDRSGNYKGIVHCGATIVRSEGVRALWKGLTPFATHLTLKYTLRMGSNAALQSVFKDPETGKISNHGRLLSGFGAGVLEAVVIVTPFEVVKIRLQQQKGLSHELLKYRGPVHCARMIIKEEGFRGLWAGVTPTIMRNGTNQSAMFTAKNAFDVLLWKKNEGDGKVLLPWQSMISGFLAGTAGPFCTGPFDVVKTRLMAQGKEGGEMKYRGMIHAIRTIYAEEGLAALWKGLLPRLMRIPPGQAIMWAVADQVIGLYERRYLQT; encoded by the exons ATGAAACAAGATGCTGCTACACAAGATAACAGTAACACCAACTCGTATTCAAAGAAATCAATTCCACCCTACATGAAAGCAATCTCTGGCTCATTGGGAGGGATTGTCGAGGCTTCTTGCTTGCAACCGATTGATGTGATCAAGACCAGATTGCAGCTTGATAGATCAGGGAATTACAAGGGAATAGTTCATTGTGGTGCCACAATTGTTCGATCCGAAGGGGTACGGGCTTTATGGAAGGGATTGACACCTTTTGCCACACATTTGACTTTGAAGTATACTCTTCGAATGGGTTCAAATGCAGCGCTTCAGTCAGTGTTTAAGGACCCTGAGACTGGGAAGATTAGTAATCATGGGCGGCTTCTTTCTGGGTTTGGTGCAGGGGTGCTTGAAGCTGTTGTTATTGTCACGCCATTTGAG GTTGTGAAGATAAGATTGCAGCAGCAAAAAGGGCTAAGCCATGAGCTTTTGAAATATAGAGGTCCTGTGCATTGTGCACGAATGATCATTAAGGAAGAAGGCTTTCGTGGGCTTTGGGCAGGTGTTACCCCGACTATAATGCGTAACGGGACAAACCAATCTGCCATGTTTACTGCCAAAAATGCGTTTGATGTGCTTTTGTGGAAGAAAAATGAAGGCGATGGTAAAGTTCTTCTACCATGGCAGTCAATGATTTCCGGATTCCTTGCAGGTACGGCAGGTCCATTTTGCACTGGTCCCTTTGATGTAGTGAAAACAAGGTTGATGGCTCAGGGAAAAGAGGGAGGTGAAATGAAGTACAGGGGTATGATCCATGCAATCAGAACAATATATGCAGAAGAAGGACTTGCTGCCTTATGGAAAGGACTGTTACCTCGGCTCATGAGGATCCCTCCTGGTCAAGCCATTATGTGGGCTGTGGCGGACCAAGTAATTGGTTTGTATGAGAGGAGATATCTTCAAACTTAA